In Arthrobacter sp. SLBN-83, one DNA window encodes the following:
- a CDS encoding chorismate mutase: protein MTQHNPIPPGSDDFDPSASSLAGHVDESVMAELLSIRSSIDNIDATLVYLLAERFKATQKVGFLKAAHRLPAGDPGREAAQIARLRRLAEDAHLDPAFAEKFLNFIIGEVIRHHEAIAEDHQASSGQQSQTSALA from the coding sequence ATGACGCAGCACAACCCCATCCCTCCTGGCTCCGATGATTTCGATCCCTCCGCCAGTTCCCTGGCAGGCCACGTGGACGAATCGGTGATGGCTGAACTGCTGTCCATCCGTTCCAGCATTGACAACATTGATGCCACCCTGGTGTACCTCCTGGCTGAGCGCTTCAAGGCCACTCAAAAGGTGGGTTTCCTCAAGGCTGCACACCGCCTGCCCGCCGGTGACCCAGGGCGGGAAGCTGCCCAGATCGCACGCCTGCGCCGCCTTGCCGAGGACGCGCACCTGGATCCGGCGTTTGCCGAAAAGTTCCTCAACTTCATCATCGGTGAGGTGATCCGCCACCACGAGGCCATCGCCGAGGACCACCAGGCATCATCCGGACAACAGTCCCAGACCTCCGCACTGGCGTGA
- a CDS encoding DUF4166 domain-containing protein, whose product MSVPIYRQALGTEFSRLQPELQEYFSLAPGSGHYGVGEGTFDVVGCRQRWLRPLLRLTGGEEAFFPEYGENIPFRIENHAHQDPFGRSSLTARREIRFPECTRLFQDTTSATIRTGATQLVDYVGRYRRLVTDLNLSVTLEGRLRGVSEASRLFLGPLRLPLPAALDAKAYAEQWWDPAEGSNGRHRIQVKVIQPQIGLVLVYAGAFDYRLRPYSGGSSAQSYLPRYAQPDRWENRV is encoded by the coding sequence ATGAGCGTCCCCATTTACCGGCAGGCCCTGGGTACGGAGTTCTCCCGGCTGCAGCCCGAGCTGCAGGAATACTTCTCGCTGGCGCCGGGATCCGGGCACTACGGCGTGGGGGAAGGAACGTTCGACGTCGTGGGGTGCCGCCAGCGGTGGCTGCGCCCCTTGCTGCGGCTCACCGGGGGCGAAGAAGCCTTCTTTCCCGAGTACGGTGAGAACATCCCGTTCCGGATCGAGAACCACGCGCACCAGGATCCGTTCGGCCGCTCCAGCCTGACCGCCCGCCGCGAAATACGCTTCCCGGAGTGCACCCGGCTTTTCCAGGACACCACCAGCGCCACCATCCGGACCGGTGCCACCCAGCTGGTGGACTACGTGGGACGGTACCGGCGCCTGGTGACGGACCTGAACCTCAGCGTCACCCTGGAAGGAAGGCTGCGCGGCGTTTCAGAAGCTTCCCGGCTCTTCCTGGGCCCCCTCCGGCTACCCCTTCCGGCAGCCCTGGACGCCAAGGCCTATGCCGAACAGTGGTGGGACCCGGCGGAGGGCAGCAACGGGCGGCACCGCATCCAGGTGAAAGTTATCCAGCCGCAGATCGGCTTGGTCCTGGTGTACGCTGGCGCCTTCGACTACCGGCTGCGTCCCTACAGCGGCGGAAGCTCCGCGCAAAGCTACCTTCCCCGCTACGCCCAACCGGACCGCTGGGAAAACCGGGTCTAG
- a CDS encoding DUF58 domain-containing protein, translated as MAISGRFVALVLLGLVPVLLSPGWLTVLATAAVLAALLAADLVFAASLRRVSVVRAEPGNVTLNRSVDAVLTVRNSGTRALRGSLRDGWQPSAGAQNPVQDIDVPPGEGRRYAVRLLPVRRGDLAARHVTLRSFGPLRLAARQRTIECPGSVRVLPPFHSRRHLPSKLLKLRELDGKAAVQIRGAGTEFDSLRDYVRGDDVRSIDWRATARRSAVVVRTWRPERDRRVVMVLDTSRTSAARIADETRLDTGIEAALLLGVLAERGGDRVDFVAFDRRTRARAGSAGQGTILGRLVQAMAPLDAELIEMDWSAVPAQVRAVSAHRSLVVLLTSLDSGAPEEGLLPVAERLASQHVVVVAAVRDPQLGAMLRERNDATGVFRAAAAERALLQRAAVTAELRRYGAEVVDAEPHELPPRLADMYIRLKAAGRL; from the coding sequence ATGGCCATCTCGGGACGCTTCGTTGCGCTGGTGCTGCTTGGCCTGGTGCCGGTGCTGCTGTCCCCGGGATGGCTGACCGTGCTTGCCACCGCTGCCGTTCTCGCGGCCCTGTTGGCTGCCGACCTGGTCTTCGCGGCATCCCTTCGACGGGTCAGCGTGGTGCGCGCGGAGCCTGGAAACGTGACGCTTAACAGATCGGTGGACGCCGTCCTCACGGTCCGAAACAGCGGTACCCGCGCGCTCCGGGGATCGCTGCGGGATGGCTGGCAACCGTCCGCCGGGGCACAAAACCCGGTCCAGGACATCGACGTCCCGCCCGGGGAAGGCAGGCGCTACGCGGTCCGGCTGCTGCCGGTCCGCAGGGGTGACCTGGCAGCGCGGCACGTGACGCTTCGCTCGTTCGGGCCCCTGCGCCTGGCCGCCCGGCAGCGCACCATTGAGTGCCCCGGCTCAGTGCGGGTGCTGCCGCCCTTCCATTCCAGGCGGCACCTGCCCTCGAAGCTGCTGAAACTGCGCGAACTCGACGGGAAGGCCGCCGTCCAGATCCGCGGCGCCGGTACCGAGTTCGACTCCCTGCGCGACTACGTCCGCGGCGATGACGTACGCTCCATCGACTGGCGGGCTACGGCCAGGCGCTCCGCAGTGGTGGTCCGGACGTGGCGCCCGGAACGGGACCGGCGCGTGGTGATGGTCCTCGACACGTCCCGCACGTCCGCGGCCAGGATTGCTGACGAAACGCGCCTGGACACCGGGATCGAGGCGGCACTCCTCCTGGGCGTCCTGGCCGAACGGGGCGGAGACCGGGTGGACTTCGTGGCGTTCGACCGCAGGACCCGGGCGCGGGCCGGCTCTGCCGGGCAGGGCACCATCCTGGGCCGGCTGGTCCAGGCCATGGCACCCCTTGACGCCGAACTGATCGAGATGGATTGGTCCGCCGTCCCTGCGCAGGTGCGGGCCGTATCCGCGCACCGGTCCCTGGTGGTGCTGCTGACGTCACTGGACAGCGGGGCGCCGGAAGAGGGGCTGCTGCCGGTGGCCGAGCGGCTGGCGAGCCAGCATGTGGTGGTGGTGGCCGCCGTCCGCGACCCCCAACTGGGCGCGATGCTCAGGGAACGAAACGACGCCACCGGAGTCTTCCGCGCGGCAGCGGCTGAGCGTGCGCTCCTGCAGCGTGCGGCGGTGACTGCCGAGCTGCGGCGCTATGGAGCGGAAGTGGTGGACGCCGAACCGCACGAACTGCCGCCCAGGCTTGCAGACATGTACATCCGGCTCAAGGCTGCCGGTAGATTGTGA
- a CDS encoding AAA family ATPase, translated as MDSGSYMDDDGARQALLAVRREVAKAVVGQDATVTGLLIAMLSQGHVLLEGVPGVAKTLLVRALSSALSLDTKRVQFTPDLMPGDVTGSLVYDSRTSEFSFREGPVFTNLLLADEINRTPPKTQASLLEAMEERQVSVDGASRRLPAPFLVAATQNPVEYEGTYALPEAQLDRFLLKLTMPLPERGDEIEVIRRHAAGFDPRDLAAAGVRAVAGAEDLERAREAVTRVAVEPEIIGYIVDLVRATRAAPSFQLGVSPRGATALLNTSRSWAWLSGRPFVTPDDVKALALPCLRHRVALQPEAQMDGVRVDDVLGNILASVPVPR; from the coding sequence ATGGACTCCGGCAGCTACATGGACGACGACGGCGCGCGGCAGGCATTGCTTGCTGTCCGCCGGGAAGTGGCTAAGGCAGTGGTGGGACAGGACGCCACGGTCACCGGCCTCCTGATTGCCATGCTGTCGCAGGGGCATGTACTGCTGGAGGGCGTGCCCGGGGTTGCCAAGACCCTGCTGGTCCGCGCGCTCTCCTCCGCATTGAGCCTGGACACCAAGCGCGTGCAGTTCACCCCCGACCTCATGCCAGGCGATGTCACCGGTTCACTGGTTTACGATTCCCGCACTTCCGAATTCAGCTTCCGGGAGGGACCGGTTTTCACCAACCTGCTGTTGGCTGACGAGATCAACCGCACCCCTCCAAAGACCCAGGCTTCGCTCCTCGAAGCCATGGAAGAGCGGCAGGTATCGGTGGACGGCGCGTCCCGGCGGCTGCCGGCACCCTTTCTGGTGGCGGCCACGCAGAATCCGGTGGAGTACGAGGGGACCTACGCCCTGCCGGAGGCGCAGCTGGACAGGTTCCTGCTCAAGCTCACCATGCCGCTGCCTGAGCGCGGGGACGAAATCGAAGTCATCCGCCGCCATGCCGCCGGGTTCGATCCCCGGGACCTGGCAGCAGCCGGCGTCCGGGCGGTGGCCGGCGCTGAGGACCTGGAACGGGCGCGGGAGGCAGTGACGCGGGTGGCGGTGGAGCCGGAAATAATCGGGTACATCGTTGACCTCGTGCGGGCAACCCGGGCCGCCCCTTCATTCCAGCTGGGGGTATCACCCCGCGGTGCCACTGCGCTCCTCAACACCTCACGGTCCTGGGCATGGCTCTCCGGCCGCCCGTTCGTCACCCCTGACGACGTCAAGGCACTGGCACTCCCGTGCCTGCGGCACCGGGTGGCCCTGCAGCCCGAAGCCCAGATGGACGGCGTCCGGGTGGACGATGTCCTGGGCAACATCCTGGCGTCCGTCCCCGTCCCCCGCTGA
- a CDS encoding DUF4350 domain-containing protein — protein sequence MSGPATDARQPGPTGSLEDTPEAVPVPPSSRARKLSAWLRQHRGLTAAGVVVAAALALVIGTQLAPKGDTIPLSVHNAGPDGARALGEILGRHGVSVHTPARFDAALEDLRSGSSPTLLLYDRNGILGEPQLTALMSAADKVVVVSPRLETLAALGSGIRQAGVVPDGFPVLEPGCTHPDAEAAGQVSGQDGFVYDGGASCYRAAGTAGMLAVSDDGRLAVLGNRAVLGNDKLDELGNAALAVRMLGASPDLVWYLPSLEDVAVTGSGKTLDDLAPDWARFLGPWLLLVALAAVLWRGRRHGPLVFEPLPVVVKAVETAEGRARLYQDSRSIGQARDNLRAGLLVRLSGKLRLGPGATAEDTIAATVRLLGTDATAIRTLINERPATEARLVAWSQALDKLEKEVMTR from the coding sequence GTGAGCGGGCCCGCAACTGATGCAAGGCAGCCCGGGCCCACCGGCAGCCTGGAAGACACCCCGGAAGCGGTGCCCGTACCACCGAGCTCCCGGGCACGAAAGTTGTCCGCGTGGCTGCGCCAGCACCGCGGACTGACGGCAGCGGGTGTTGTGGTGGCCGCCGCATTGGCATTGGTAATCGGCACGCAACTCGCTCCCAAGGGCGACACCATTCCCCTCTCCGTCCACAACGCCGGACCGGATGGGGCCAGGGCGCTGGGCGAGATCCTGGGCCGGCACGGAGTCTCCGTCCACACGCCCGCCCGCTTTGACGCAGCGCTGGAGGACCTGCGCTCGGGCTCCTCCCCCACCCTCCTGCTGTACGACAGGAACGGCATCCTTGGTGAGCCGCAGCTGACCGCCCTGATGTCGGCCGCGGACAAAGTGGTGGTGGTCTCCCCCAGGCTGGAAACCCTCGCCGCCCTTGGCAGCGGGATCCGCCAGGCCGGCGTGGTTCCTGATGGCTTCCCGGTCCTGGAGCCCGGATGCACGCACCCGGACGCGGAGGCAGCGGGACAGGTATCGGGCCAGGACGGCTTCGTGTACGACGGCGGGGCGTCCTGTTACCGGGCAGCGGGAACCGCCGGGATGCTCGCCGTCAGCGACGACGGACGCCTGGCCGTGCTGGGCAACAGGGCCGTGCTGGGCAACGACAAGCTGGATGAACTTGGCAACGCCGCGCTCGCGGTCCGGATGCTTGGTGCATCACCGGACCTTGTCTGGTACCTGCCCTCGCTGGAGGACGTAGCGGTGACCGGATCCGGGAAGACACTAGATGACCTGGCACCCGATTGGGCCCGCTTCCTGGGCCCCTGGCTGCTCCTGGTGGCATTGGCCGCCGTCCTGTGGCGGGGGCGCCGCCACGGCCCGCTGGTGTTCGAGCCGCTGCCGGTGGTGGTCAAAGCTGTTGAGACGGCGGAAGGGCGCGCCCGGCTCTACCAGGACTCCCGCTCCATTGGCCAGGCCCGGGACAACCTGCGGGCCGGGCTGCTGGTGCGGCTCTCCGGAAAGCTCCGCCTGGGCCCGGGCGCCACTGCCGAGGACACCATAGCCGCCACGGTCAGGCTCCTCGGCACGGACGCCACCGCCATCCGCACGCTGATAAACGAACGCCCAGCAACCGAAGCCCGGCTGGTGGCCTGGTCACAGGCGCTGGACAAACTCGAGAAAGAGGTCATGACCCGATGA
- a CDS encoding DUF4129 domain-containing protein codes for MAAEPPVLPVPAEARRWAVEELAKPEYRDAAPSWLDTLWRNFLDWLQSLDGSSGDAASVPSPVIALVIAAIIAAAILLARPRLNARARKTRDVFASEPAMSATDYRNRAEAAAAAGKWGDAVVDRFRAVVRSAEVRTILDPRPGRTADEAARALSVPFNAESGRLLLAAAVFDGIRYGNRAAGRADYQEMVGLDSALDAMKPVPTGSAGRLP; via the coding sequence ATGGCCGCTGAACCTCCGGTGCTCCCTGTTCCGGCGGAGGCACGGCGCTGGGCGGTAGAGGAGCTGGCCAAACCCGAATACCGCGACGCCGCTCCGTCCTGGCTGGACACCCTCTGGCGGAACTTCCTCGACTGGCTGCAGTCCTTGGACGGCTCTTCCGGGGACGCAGCCTCGGTGCCCAGCCCGGTCATTGCCCTCGTCATTGCGGCCATCATCGCTGCCGCCATCCTTCTTGCCCGCCCCCGGCTGAATGCCCGCGCACGGAAGACCAGGGACGTCTTCGCAAGCGAACCGGCCATGTCAGCCACGGACTACCGGAACCGCGCAGAAGCCGCAGCCGCGGCCGGAAAGTGGGGGGACGCCGTCGTCGACCGTTTCCGGGCGGTAGTCCGGAGCGCTGAAGTCCGCACCATCCTGGACCCGCGGCCGGGCCGTACCGCGGACGAAGCGGCGCGGGCTCTTTCCGTGCCCTTCAACGCTGAGTCCGGGCGATTGCTGCTGGCGGCGGCGGTCTTCGATGGCATTCGGTATGGGAACAGGGCAGCAGGCAGGGCCGACTACCAGGAGATGGTGGGCCTGGACTCCGCCTTGGACGCCATGAAACCGGTTCCAACCGGCAGTGCAGGACGGCTGCCGTGA
- a CDS encoding DUF7847 domain-containing protein: protein MSPQESGAGEPGQERPGDAPDGSAAAPAGTPGPGMASPGTPGPETPGPETRRPGEGAWDQPWAAPGHLPREGQQPGPGQQSPWERQQPWQQQSQTQPQQWRQPAGQQPSGNGPYAGGPYPGASTSGTQPYGGNAYGGQAYGGQAYGGQAYGGGQPPNASPYSGSQYTGSPYASAPYAASSYGASPYGASPAGQPRYVAPPKPGIIPLRPLMFGEVLDGSFQAIRRNAKAMLGAGLLAQSLSAILAAVVAALLATSSGSVQGWAETASSAELTSLGIGMMAGFTLLSILSVFISAILQGAMVVPVARSILNRPTGFRRMMSLARPRFGALARLAALLVVAVLATMALFFAIIVFLFSNVRGAAVLLVFPLMLALGVAVAWVAVKVMVAPAAVVIEEVGAFAGIRRSWELTRANWWRILGITLVVAILVGVITQVVLIPVSLLPTFVTGVVSPHGGSGQDATMGVVMGVVTAVIGALVGAVAYAYQTSVMALLYMDLRMRKDGLDIALLRQLETGADPDGVPGRGTGAGTSTPYPGYGTAPGSPGAWPYGR from the coding sequence GTGTCACCACAGGAGTCGGGGGCCGGGGAGCCCGGGCAGGAGCGGCCGGGCGACGCGCCGGACGGCAGCGCGGCTGCGCCGGCAGGCACGCCGGGACCGGGGATGGCTTCACCCGGGACACCAGGACCAGAGACGCCAGGACCGGAGACGCGCAGACCAGGCGAGGGTGCCTGGGACCAGCCGTGGGCGGCGCCGGGACACCTGCCACGCGAAGGCCAGCAACCAGGGCCCGGGCAGCAATCACCCTGGGAGCGCCAGCAGCCATGGCAGCAGCAGTCGCAAACGCAGCCGCAGCAGTGGCGGCAACCGGCCGGCCAGCAGCCGTCCGGGAATGGCCCGTACGCCGGCGGACCATACCCCGGTGCCTCCACCTCCGGGACCCAGCCGTACGGCGGCAACGCCTACGGCGGACAGGCATACGGCGGGCAGGCATACGGCGGGCAGGCATATGGCGGCGGGCAGCCCCCGAATGCCTCCCCCTACAGCGGGTCACAATATACGGGCTCCCCGTATGCCTCCGCGCCCTATGCAGCCTCTTCTTATGGAGCATCACCTTACGGAGCTTCACCGGCCGGCCAGCCGCGGTACGTGGCCCCGCCCAAGCCGGGGATCATTCCGTTGCGGCCCCTGATGTTCGGGGAAGTTTTGGACGGATCATTCCAGGCCATCAGGCGCAATGCCAAGGCGATGCTCGGAGCCGGTTTGCTGGCGCAGTCACTTTCCGCCATCCTCGCTGCGGTGGTCGCCGCACTCCTTGCCACGTCGTCAGGGTCTGTCCAGGGCTGGGCTGAAACGGCCAGCAGCGCCGAGCTCACTTCCCTGGGGATCGGGATGATGGCCGGCTTCACCCTCCTGTCCATCTTGTCGGTGTTCATTTCCGCCATCCTCCAAGGCGCCATGGTGGTGCCTGTGGCACGCTCCATCCTGAACCGGCCCACGGGCTTCCGCCGCATGATGTCGCTGGCGCGGCCAAGGTTTGGCGCGCTGGCCAGGCTGGCGGCGCTACTGGTTGTCGCGGTTCTGGCCACCATGGCACTCTTCTTCGCCATCATCGTTTTCCTGTTCTCCAACGTCCGGGGCGCAGCCGTACTACTGGTCTTCCCCCTCATGCTGGCTCTTGGCGTCGCGGTTGCGTGGGTGGCGGTGAAGGTCATGGTGGCCCCTGCCGCGGTCGTCATCGAAGAGGTCGGGGCCTTTGCCGGAATCCGGCGTTCCTGGGAATTAACGCGGGCCAACTGGTGGCGGATCCTGGGCATCACATTGGTGGTGGCCATCCTGGTCGGGGTGATCACCCAGGTGGTTCTGATTCCGGTCAGCCTCCTGCCCACATTCGTGACCGGCGTCGTCTCACCGCACGGCGGCAGCGGCCAGGACGCCACAATGGGCGTCGTCATGGGCGTCGTCACGGCCGTGATCGGTGCATTGGTGGGCGCGGTGGCTTACGCCTACCAGACGTCAGTGATGGCACTGCTCTACATGGACCTGCGGATGCGCAAGGACGGCCTGGACATCGCGCTGCTGCGCCAGCTGGAGACCGGCGCTGATCCTGACGGCGTCCCCGGCAGGGGAACAGGGGCAGGCACCAGCACGCCGTACCCCGGGTACGGGACGGCACCAGGGTCACCGGGGGCATGGCCGTATGGCCGCTGA
- the mtrA gene encoding MtrAB system response regulator MtrA, translated as MKARILVVDDDEALAEMIGIVLRNDGFEPVFCADGAQALDVFRSSRPDLVLLDLMLPGMDGIEVCRQIRSESDVPIVMLTAKSDTSDVVRGLESGADDYVPKPFKPAELVARVRARLRPGDQKAPETLRIADITIDVAGHTVSRGSERISLTPLEFDLLVALARKPWQVFTRELLLEQVWGYRHAADTRLVNVHVQRLRSKIEQDPEAPEVVLTVRGVGYKAGV; from the coding sequence ATGAAGGCACGCATTCTGGTGGTAGATGATGACGAAGCGCTGGCCGAGATGATTGGAATTGTCCTCCGTAATGACGGCTTCGAGCCGGTTTTCTGCGCCGACGGCGCCCAGGCGCTGGACGTCTTTCGGTCATCGCGGCCGGACCTGGTCCTGCTCGACCTCATGCTTCCCGGCATGGACGGCATTGAGGTCTGCCGGCAGATCCGCAGTGAGTCGGACGTGCCCATCGTGATGCTGACCGCTAAATCGGACACCTCCGACGTCGTCCGCGGACTGGAGTCCGGCGCTGACGACTACGTACCCAAACCTTTCAAGCCCGCTGAGCTGGTGGCACGTGTGCGTGCCCGCCTTCGCCCCGGGGACCAGAAGGCGCCCGAGACTCTTCGCATCGCGGACATCACCATCGATGTCGCCGGCCACACTGTCAGCCGCGGCAGTGAGCGGATCTCCCTCACGCCGCTGGAATTCGACCTCCTGGTGGCACTGGCCCGCAAACCGTGGCAGGTATTCACCCGGGAGCTGCTGCTGGAGCAGGTTTGGGGCTACCGGCACGCTGCCGACACCAGATTGGTCAACGTCCATGTCCAGCGGTTGCGGTCGAAGATCGAGCAGGACCCGGAAGCCCCGGAAGTTGTATTGACGGTGCGTGGTGTCGGCTACAAAGCAGGGGTCTGA
- the mtrB gene encoding MtrAB system histidine kinase MtrB — protein sequence MAFRARIWQRRALIVALRVARLVRTGVRRFLPGLRYLGRALQQRWRRSLQFRTVLTTLMLAVTSFAVVGAYLSNQIANNLFQERLTQAESETRYNVKQVQDTFDGAQVTDQSSVITLVSDTLSAVEGRGSVIQRRYVFEAMPNQTKPRNRWVESRASDQLTVSVIPADLRKAVQDSGKDQYWASTVIPVGTEDRPGIAVGNKVTFNGTVYELYLIYDLNTAQQTLNEIQSVLWAGGAVLVLLIGAVAWYVTRNVVSPVSHAAMVSEKLAAGQLQERMVVRGEDEVARLGASFNHMAASLQEQITQLATLSQMQQRFVSDVSHELRTPLTTVRMAAEVLYDARDDFDPINKRSAELLYNQVERFQSLLSDLLEISRFDAGVAMLDAEPEDLLQVIAHVIEGAAPVAAEYGSEIIFAAPAGAMIVEMDARRIDRILRNLILNAVEHGEGKPVTVTVAANETAVGVAVRDHGIGMDQAQAARVFDRFWRADPARARTTGGSGLGLSIAMEDTKLHHGWLQAWGRKGDGANFRLTLPLRQDVVIADSPVQLEPKDVTFPGAPGSIPAEQDYKNMLVLQTANPRPAPPRAPEETQ from the coding sequence GTGGCATTCCGGGCGAGGATTTGGCAGCGGCGTGCCCTGATCGTCGCCCTGCGAGTGGCACGCCTGGTCCGCACCGGCGTCCGCCGCTTCCTCCCCGGCCTGAGGTACCTTGGCCGCGCCCTGCAGCAGCGGTGGCGCCGGTCCCTGCAGTTCCGTACCGTCCTCACCACCCTCATGCTGGCTGTGACCTCGTTCGCCGTTGTGGGCGCATACCTGTCCAACCAGATCGCCAACAACCTGTTCCAGGAGCGGCTGACCCAGGCGGAGTCGGAGACCCGGTACAACGTCAAGCAGGTACAGGACACGTTCGACGGCGCCCAGGTCACCGACCAGTCCAGCGTCATCACCCTGGTTTCGGACACGCTGAGTGCCGTGGAAGGCCGGGGTTCGGTCATCCAGCGACGCTACGTTTTCGAAGCAATGCCGAACCAGACCAAACCCCGGAACCGCTGGGTGGAGTCAAGAGCGTCCGACCAGCTGACCGTCAGTGTCATTCCGGCGGACCTGCGGAAGGCAGTCCAGGACTCCGGGAAGGACCAGTACTGGGCCTCCACGGTCATCCCGGTGGGCACCGAGGACCGGCCGGGAATCGCCGTGGGAAACAAGGTGACCTTCAACGGCACGGTTTATGAGCTTTACCTGATCTATGACCTGAATACCGCCCAGCAGACACTCAACGAAATCCAAAGCGTCCTGTGGGCCGGCGGCGCAGTGCTGGTCCTCCTGATCGGCGCCGTAGCCTGGTACGTCACCCGGAACGTGGTCAGCCCGGTCAGCCACGCCGCCATGGTGTCTGAGAAACTGGCAGCCGGGCAGCTGCAGGAGCGCATGGTGGTCAGGGGCGAGGACGAAGTGGCCCGCCTTGGCGCTTCCTTCAACCACATGGCAGCCAGCCTGCAGGAGCAGATCACCCAGCTGGCAACGCTTTCGCAGATGCAGCAGCGATTTGTCTCCGACGTCTCGCACGAGTTGCGGACGCCGTTGACCACCGTCCGCATGGCAGCAGAAGTCCTCTACGACGCGCGTGATGATTTCGATCCCATCAACAAGCGGTCCGCGGAGCTGCTCTACAACCAGGTGGAACGGTTCCAGTCCCTCCTCTCCGACCTCCTTGAAATCAGTCGCTTCGACGCGGGTGTGGCAATGCTTGATGCTGAGCCGGAGGACCTGCTCCAGGTGATCGCCCACGTCATTGAAGGAGCAGCACCCGTGGCCGCCGAGTATGGGTCCGAAATCATCTTCGCTGCCCCCGCAGGTGCCATGATCGTGGAAATGGACGCCCGGCGGATTGACAGGATTCTGCGGAACCTGATCCTGAACGCGGTGGAGCACGGTGAGGGTAAACCGGTCACGGTCACGGTCGCGGCCAATGAAACCGCAGTGGGCGTCGCCGTCCGGGACCACGGCATCGGTATGGACCAGGCACAGGCTGCCCGGGTTTTCGACAGATTCTGGCGTGCCGATCCCGCCCGCGCCCGCACCACCGGCGGCAGCGGCCTGGGATTGTCCATCGCCATGGAAGACACAAAGCTGCACCATGGCTGGCTGCAGGCCTGGGGAAGGAAGGGCGACGGCGCCAACTTCCGCCTCACCCTTCCACTGCGCCAGGATGTCGTGATCGCCGACTCGCCCGTGCAACTGGAACCAAAGGATGTGACCTTCCCCGGGGCACCCGGCAGTATCCCGGCAGAACAGGACTACAAAAACATGCTGGTGCTGCAGACAGCCAACCCCAGGCCTGCCCCGCCACGGGCACCCGAGGAGACTCAATGA